Proteins from one Streptococcus mitis B6 genomic window:
- a CDS encoding SpGH101 family endo-alpha-N-acetylgalactosaminidase: protein MNKGLFEKRCKYSIRKFSLGVASVMIGAAFFGTSTVLADSAQTGSTANMPADLAAALANAKEDGGRDFEAPKPGEDQGSPEVTEGPKTEEELLAKEKETATSSAVSDTLPEELRGKLNKAEENGRTASKEELEKEDKSLVPEDVAKTKNGVLNYGATVEIKSSAGLGSGIVIGENLVLSVSHNFIKDVPDGNNRKVADNVESDGDVYTVSYKGAPDVKFSKNDVKHWDREGFLKGYKNDLAIVKLRTPLANAPVEVIDKPSTIKVGDKVHVFGYPKGELDPILNTTVEDINNHGEGVRGISYQGSEPGASGGGIFDENGKLIGIHQNGVSGKRSGGILFSPAQLEWIQNYIKGIETTKPAGLDALDKQVEDKEEKPKEDKPQEEKPADNKPAENKPADNKPAENKPADNKPAENKPAENKPAGNKPTESKEVTPEWKTVENKDQQGTVTIREENGVRYNQLASTAQNDNGKKPALFAKDGLTVDANGNATVDLTFKEESETGKSRFGVFMKFKDTDNNVFVGYDQGGWFWEYKSNGSGLWYQGNRVAAPVNGSTNHLTISLKSDGQLNATNNDVKLFDTVTLPSAVNDKLKDEKKIVLKAGTYNGSERTIVNVKTDNQEGVKTDQETAEKEKGNTVDDSNVKYDIIESTVLKAVIDQAFPRIKEYVLNGNKLPGQVQPINQVVINKHAVTPEVTYKKVNATTAEYDMKLRDEKNLINADMTVRLQVVDNQLHFDVTKIVNHNQVTPGQKIDDERKLLSSISFLGNALVSVSSDQAGAKFDGATMSNNTHVSGDDHIEVTNPMKDLAKGYMYGFVSTDKLAAGVWSNSQNSYGGGAYDWTRLTAYKNTIGNANYVEIHSSEWQWEKAHNGVVFPAYTQELPSAKVVITEDANADHKVDWQDGAIAYRSIMNNPQGWEKVKDITAYRIAMNFGSQAQNPFLMTLDGIKKINLNTDGLGQGVLLKGYGSEGHDSGHLNYADIGKRIGGVEDFKTLIEKAKKYGAHLGIHVNASETYPESKYFNEDILRKNADGSYSYGWNWLDQGINIDAGYDLAHGRLARWEELKKELGEGLDFIYVDVWGNGQSGDNGAWATHVLAKEINKQGWRFAIEWGHGGEYDSTFQHWAADLTYGGYTNKGINSAITRFIRNHQKDSWVGDYRSYGGAADYPLLGGYSMKDFEGWQGRSDYNGYVTNLFAHDVMTKYFQHFTVNKWEDGKPVTMTDNGSSYKWTPEMKVELVDAANNKVVVTRKSNDVNSPQYRERTVTLNGRVIQDGSAYLTPWNWDANGNKLESDKEKMYYFNTEAGATTWTLPSDWANGKVYLYKLTDQGKTEEKEVAVKDGKITLDLTANQPYVLYRSKQTNPEMSWSEGMHIYDQGFNSESLDHWKISGDASKAEIVKSQGANQMLRIQGNKEKVSLTQKLTGLKPNTKYAVYVGVDNRSNAKASITVNTGEKEVTNYTNKSLALNYVKAYAHNTRRDNATVNDTSYFQNMYAFFTTGSDVSNVTLTLSREAGDEATYFDEIRTFENDSAMYGDGHDTATGVFKQDFENVGQGIFPFVIGGIEGVEDNRTHLSEKHEPYTQRDWNGKKIDDVIDGNWSLKTNGLVSRRNLVYQTIPQNFRFEAGKTYRITFDYEAGSDNTYAFVVGKGEFQSGRRGSQASDLEMHELPNSWTDSKKAKRATFLVTGAETGDTWVGIYSTGNASNTRGDSGGNANFRGYNDFIMDRLQIEEIVLTGKMMTENAVKNYLPTVAMTNYTKETMDALKEAVFNLSQADDDISVEEAKAEITKVNDLKNALVMKKTALVADDFTSLTAPAQDGEGLANAFDGNLSSLWHTSWSGGDVGKPATMVLKEPTEITSFRYVPRGSGSNGNLRDVTLVVTDETGKEHTFNATNWADNNKPKDIDFGKTIKAKKIVLTGTRTYGDGGDRYQSAAELIFARPQVAETGLDTTAYEAALAKAQKLTDKSNQEEVASVVASMKFATDNHLLTNRMLAYFADYLDQLKDQTPTPTPDPKPATPTSSKGDEAAPVVDLPEFTGGVNGDEATVHEVPEYNEIEGTAGNEVAIHEVPEFTGGVNAAEAAVHEVPEYTGAIGTAGDQAAPTVDKPTEDVRILSDKTTGVVVAGLARDLVAELNLKVQKVTDQNLKGVKFDAYALHLVDKDKHEVQPKGVVLVRLPVSGEVAGVYYTASGEAVSFTNGQGTVEFTTSQLGHFAVVYKQVTKPQTPSVGEPGHKPQTPLTDEPGGQVQTPLTEKLDHKPQNAAEQKLDQKSVDTSKPEMKEKVAKEEVKDKLPETGTSKSEHLFFLASLSLAMSALFLAKRKED, encoded by the coding sequence ATGAATAAAGGATTATTTGAAAAACGTTGCAAATATAGTATTCGGAAATTTTCACTAGGGGTTGCTTCTGTTATGATTGGTGCAGCTTTCTTTGGAACTAGCACTGTTCTCGCAGATTCTGCACAAACAGGTTCAACAGCGAATATGCCAGCAGATTTGGCAGCAGCTCTTGCCAATGCTAAAGAGGACGGTGGGCGCGACTTTGAAGCACCAAAACCTGGTGAAGACCAAGGTTCTCCTGAAGTAACTGAAGGACCAAAGACTGAAGAAGAATTGCTGGCAAAAGAAAAAGAAACTGCAACAAGCTCAGCAGTTTCAGATACTCTTCCTGAAGAACTACGTGGAAAACTTAATAAGGCTGAAGAAAATGGCCGCACTGCCTCAAAAGAAGAACTAGAAAAAGAAGATAAAAGTCTAGTCCCGGAAGATGTTGCTAAAACAAAAAATGGGGTATTAAACTACGGTGCGACTGTCGAAATTAAAAGTTCAGCAGGGCTTGGTAGTGGTATCGTTATCGGGGAAAATCTCGTTTTGTCAGTTTCTCATAACTTTATCAAAGATGTTCCAGATGGTAATAATCGTAAGGTAGCTGATAATGTTGAGAGTGATGGAGATGTCTATACAGTTTCTTACAAAGGGGCACCAGATGTCAAATTCAGTAAGAATGATGTGAAACACTGGGATCGTGAAGGATTCCTCAAAGGATATAAAAATGACCTGGCAATCGTTAAACTTCGTACACCTCTTGCCAATGCACCTGTTGAGGTGATTGACAAGCCTTCAACAATTAAGGTAGGAGATAAGGTCCATGTATTTGGATATCCAAAAGGAGAGCTCGATCCAATTCTAAATACAACCGTTGAGGACATTAATAATCACGGAGAAGGCGTTCGTGGAATTAGCTATCAAGGAAGTGAACCAGGTGCCAGTGGTGGCGGAATTTTCGATGAAAATGGGAAATTGATTGGTATTCACCAAAATGGTGTCTCTGGTAAACGTAGTGGAGGTATTCTCTTCTCACCTGCTCAGCTAGAGTGGATTCAAAACTACATCAAGGGTATTGAAACAACGAAACCAGCTGGTCTAGATGCTCTCGATAAACAAGTTGAGGACAAGGAAGAAAAACCAAAAGAGGATAAACCTCAAGAAGAAAAACCAGCAGACAATAAGCCGGCAGAAAACAAACCAGCAGACAATAAGCCGGCAGAAAACAAACCAGCAGACAATAAGCCGGCAGAAAACAAACCAGCAGAAAACAAACCAGCAGGCAATAAACCGACTGAATCAAAAGAAGTCACTCCAGAATGGAAAACGGTTGAAAATAAAGACCAACAGGGAACAGTAACGATTCGTGAAGAAAATGGAGTTCGTTACAACCAACTAGCTTCAACTGCTCAAAATGACAATGGTAAGAAACCAGCCTTATTTGCAAAAGATGGTTTGACAGTCGATGCTAATGGAAATGCCACAGTTGATTTGACCTTTAAAGAAGAATCTGAAACAGGAAAATCTCGCTTTGGTGTCTTCATGAAATTCAAAGACACTGATAACAACGTTTTTGTAGGATATGATCAAGGCGGATGGTTCTGGGAATACAAGTCAAATGGAAGTGGACTTTGGTACCAAGGTAATCGTGTTGCAGCTCCTGTTAATGGTTCAACTAACCACTTGACCATCAGTCTCAAATCAGATGGACAATTGAATGCAACTAACAATGATGTCAAACTCTTTGATACAGTGACCTTGCCATCTGCAGTAAATGACAAACTAAAAGATGAGAAGAAAATCGTTCTTAAAGCTGGAACTTATAATGGTAGCGAACGAACAATTGTCAATGTTAAAACTGACAACCAAGAAGGGGTTAAAACAGATCAAGAAACTGCTGAAAAAGAAAAGGGAAATACAGTGGATGATAGCAATGTCAAGTACGACATTATCGAATCTACAGTCTTAAAAGCAGTCATCGATCAAGCCTTCCCACGTATTAAAGAGTACGTCTTAAACGGCAACAAGCTTCCAGGTCAAGTGCAACCGATTAATCAAGTTGTGATTAACAAGCACGCTGTGACTCCTGAAGTGACCTATAAGAAAGTCAATGCAACGACTGCAGAGTATGACATGAAACTCCGTGATGAGAAAAATCTCATCAATGCAGATATGACTGTTCGTTTGCAAGTGGTGGACAACCAACTTCATTTTGATGTGACTAAGATTGTCAACCATAACCAAGTAACACCAGGACAAAAGATTGATGACGAACGTAAACTACTTTCTTCCATCAGCTTCCTAGGAAATGCCTTGGTATCTGTATCGAGCGATCAAGCAGGAGCTAAGTTTGATGGGGCAACCATGTCAAACAATACTCACGTCAGTGGTGATGACCATATTGAAGTAACCAATCCAATGAAAGATTTGGCAAAAGGCTACATGTATGGATTTGTTTCAACAGACAAGCTTGCAGCAGGTGTATGGAGTAACTCACAAAATAGCTATGGTGGTGGTGCTTACGATTGGACACGTTTGACAGCTTACAAGAATACGATTGGCAATGCCAACTATGTGGAAATTCATAGCTCTGAATGGCAATGGGAAAAAGCCCACAATGGAGTTGTCTTCCCAGCATACACTCAAGAACTTCCAAGTGCAAAAGTTGTCATCACTGAAGATGCCAATGCTGACCATAAGGTTGACTGGCAAGATGGTGCCATTGCTTACCGTAGTATCATGAACAACCCTCAAGGATGGGAAAAAGTTAAAGACATTACAGCTTACCGTATTGCTATGAACTTTGGTTCTCAAGCGCAAAACCCATTCCTTATGACCTTGGATGGTATCAAAAAGATCAACCTCAACACCGATGGTCTTGGTCAAGGTGTACTCCTTAAGGGATACGGAAGTGAAGGACATGATTCTGGTCACTTGAACTATGCGGACATCGGTAAACGTATCGGTGGTGTTGAAGACTTTAAGACTCTAATTGAGAAAGCTAAGAAATATGGTGCCCACCTTGGTATCCACGTCAACGCTTCAGAAACCTATCCAGAGTCTAAATACTTTAATGAAGATATTCTTCGTAAAAATGCAGATGGTAGCTATAGCTACGGTTGGAACTGGCTTGACCAAGGTATCAACATTGATGCTGGTTATGACCTTGCTCATGGGCGTCTAGCTCGTTGGGAAGAATTGAAGAAAGAGTTGGGTGAAGGTCTAGACTTCATCTATGTCGACGTATGGGGTAACGGTCAATCAGGTGACAATGGTGCCTGGGCAACTCACGTTCTTGCTAAAGAAATTAACAAACAAGGCTGGCGCTTTGCTATTGAGTGGGGACACGGTGGCGAATATGATTCTACCTTCCAACACTGGGCAGCTGACTTGACATACGGTGGCTATACAAATAAAGGTATTAACAGTGCCATCACTCGCTTTATCCGTAACCACCAAAAAGATTCTTGGGTTGGTGACTACAGAAGTTATGGTGGTGCAGCTGACTACCCACTTCTAGGCGGTTATAGCATGAAGGACTTTGAAGGATGGCAAGGACGTAGTGATTATAACGGTTATGTAACAAACTTGTTTGCTCATGATGTTATGACTAAGTACTTCCAACACTTTACAGTCAACAAATGGGAAGATGGCAAACCAGTAACCATGACTGACAATGGTAGTAGCTACAAATGGACTCCAGAAATGAAAGTTGAATTGGTCGATGCTGCAAATAACAAGGTTGTGGTAACTCGTAAATCAAACGATGTCAACAGTCCACAATATCGTGAACGTACAGTTACGCTCAATGGTCGTGTTATCCAAGATGGTTCAGCCTACTTGACACCTTGGAACTGGGATGCAAATGGTAATAAGCTTGAAAGTGACAAGGAAAAAATGTACTACTTCAATACTGAAGCAGGTGCAACAACTTGGACACTTCCTAGCGACTGGGCAAATGGTAAGGTTTACCTTTATAAACTAACTGACCAAGGTAAAACTGAGGAAAAAGAAGTTGCCGTGAAAGATGGTAAGATTACCCTTGATCTCACTGCAAATCAGCCATATGTGCTCTATCGTTCTAAACAAACCAATCCTGAAATGTCATGGAGTGAAGGTATGCATATCTATGACCAAGGATTTAACAGTGAATCTTTGGATCATTGGAAGATTTCGGGAGATGCTTCTAAGGCTGAAATCGTGAAGTCTCAAGGTGCAAACCAAATGCTCCGCATCCAAGGCAATAAAGAAAAAGTTAGTCTCACTCAAAAATTGACTGGCTTGAAGCCAAATACTAAATACGCAGTCTATGTCGGTGTAGACAACCGTAGTAATGCTAAAGCAAGTATTACTGTTAATACTGGTGAAAAAGAAGTAACCAACTACACCAACAAGTCACTCGCCCTCAACTATGTAAAAGCATACGCTCACAATACTCGTCGTGACAATGCAACTGTTAATGATACAAGTTACTTCCAAAACATGTATGCCTTCTTCACAACAGGTTCAGATGTATCAAATGTAACTTTGACCTTGAGTCGTGAAGCAGGAGATGAAGCAACTTACTTCGATGAAATTCGTACCTTCGAAAATGACTCTGCTATGTATGGTGATGGTCACGATACTGCAACAGGTGTCTTCAAACAAGATTTTGAAAATGTCGGCCAAGGTATCTTCCCATTTGTCATCGGTGGTATCGAAGGTGTTGAAGACAACCGTACTCACTTGTCTGAAAAACATGAACCATACACACAACGTGATTGGAACGGCAAGAAAATTGATGACGTTATCGATGGAAATTGGTCACTCAAGACAAATGGTCTTGTAAGTCGTCGTAATTTGGTTTACCAAACAATTCCACAAAACTTCCGCTTTGAAGCAGGCAAGACCTACCGTATTACATTTGACTACGAAGCTGGATCAGATAATACTTACGCTTTTGTAGTCGGTAAGGGAGAATTCCAATCTGGCCGTCGTGGTAGCCAAGCAAGCGATCTCGAAATGCATGAATTACCAAACTCATGGACAGATTCTAAAAAAGCGAAACGTGCAACCTTCCTTGTGACAGGTGCTGAAACTGGCGATACTTGGGTTGGTATCTACTCTACAGGCAATGCAAGTAATACTCGTGGAGATTCTGGTGGTAATGCCAACTTCCGGGGTTACAATGACTTCATCATGGATAGACTTCAAATCGAAGAAATTGTCTTGACTGGTAAGATGATGACAGAAAATGCTGTTAAGAACTATCTTCCAACTGTTGCTATGACCAACTACACCAAAGAAACAATGGATGCTTTGAAAGAAGCAGTCTTCAACCTCAGCCAAGCAGATGATGACATCAGTGTAGAAGAGGCTAAAGCAGAAATCACTAAGGTTAATGATCTTAAAAACGCTTTAGTGATGAAGAAAACAGCGCTTGTAGCAGATGACTTTACAAGTCTTACAGCTCCTGCTCAGGATGGAGAAGGTCTTGCAAATGCCTTTGATGGGAACTTGTCTAGCCTATGGCATACATCATGGAGTGGAGGAGATGTTGGTAAACCGGCTACAATGGTCTTGAAAGAACCAACTGAAATTACTAGCTTCCGTTATGTTCCGCGTGGTTCAGGTTCAAATGGTAACTTGCGAGATGTAACTCTTGTAGTAACGGATGAAACAGGTAAGGAACATACCTTCAATGCAACCAATTGGGCTGACAACAATAAGCCAAAAGATATCGACTTTGGTAAGACGATCAAAGCTAAGAAGATTGTCCTAACAGGAACAAGAACTTACGGAGATGGTGGAGATAGATATCAATCAGCTGCAGAATTGATCTTTGCTCGTCCTCAAGTTGCTGAAACTGGTCTTGATACTACAGCCTATGAAGCGGCCTTAGCTAAAGCTCAAAAATTAACTGATAAGAGCAATCAAGAGGAAGTAGCAAGTGTCGTTGCTAGCATGAAATTTGCAACAGATAATCATCTCTTGACAAATAGAATGCTTGCATACTTTGCAGATTATCTTGATCAATTGAAAGATCAAACACCTACCCCAACTCCAGATCCTAAACCAGCAACTCCAACATCAAGCAAGGGTGACGAAGCAGCGCCAGTTGTTGACCTTCCAGAATTCACAGGTGGTGTAAATGGTGACGAAGCCACTGTTCATGAAGTTCCAGAGTACAATGAAATTGAGGGAACAGCAGGAAATGAAGTGGCAATCCACGAAGTTCCAGAATTTACTGGAGGTGTAAATGCAGCTGAAGCCGCTGTCCATGAAGTACCAGAGTATACAGGTGCAATCGGAACAGCAGGTGACCAAGCCGCACCTACAGTAGACAAGCCAACAGAAGACGTTCGTATCTTATCAGATAAGACTACAGGAGTTGTAGTTGCAGGGCTTGCGAGAGATTTGGTTGCAGAACTCAACCTTAAAGTTCAAAAAGTAACAGACCAAAATCTAAAAGGTGTGAAATTTGATGCTTACGCTCTTCATCTAGTTGATAAAGATAAGCATGAAGTTCAACCGAAAGGTGTAGTACTTGTTCGCTTACCAGTATCTGGTGAAGTAGCTGGAGTATACTACACTGCATCAGGTGAGGCAGTAAGCTTTACAAATGGTCAAGGTACAGTTGAGTTTACAACTAGTCAGCTAGGACATTTTGCAGTAGTTTATAAACAAGTTACTAAACCACAAACACCATCAGTAGGAGAGCCTGGTCATAAACCACAAACTCCATTAACTGATGAACCTGGAGGTCAAGTACAGACTCCATTAACAGAGAAACTTGATCATAAACCACAGAATGCAGCAGAACAAAAACTTGATCAGAAGTCAGTTGATACTTCTAAACCAGAAATGAAGGAAAAAGTAGCTAAAGAAGAAGTGAAGGATAAACTTCCAGAAACTGGTACTAGCAAGTCAGAGCATCTCTTCTTCCTTGCCAGCCTCAGTCTAGCAATGTCTGCTCTATTTCTTGCAAAAAGAAAAGAAGATTAA
- a CDS encoding cation-translocating P-type ATPase, which produces MSKEQKRQAFYTQSPEEVLKAVDATVQGLSSSEAEKRLAEFGHNELEEGEKRSILVKFIEQFKDLMIIILVAAAILSVVTSGGEDIADAIIILAVVIINAAFGVYQEGKAEEAIEALKSMSSPAARVLRDGHMSEIDSKELVPGDIVSLEAGDVVPADLRLLEANSLKIEEAALTGESVPVEKDLTVELAADAGIGDRVNMAFQNSNVTYGRGLGAVVNTGMYTEVGHIAGMLQDADETDIFLKQNLNNLSKVLTYAILVIALVTFVVGVFIQGKDPLGELLTSVALAVAAIPEGLPAIVTIVLALGTQVLAKRNSIVRKLPAVETLGSTEIIASDKTGTLTMNKMTVEKVFYDAVLHDSADDIELGLEMPLLRSVVLANDTKIDVEGNLIGDPTETAFIQYALDKGYDVKGFIEKYPRVAELPFDSERKLMSTVHPLADGRFLVAVKGAPDQLLKRCVLRDKAGDIAPIDEKVTNLIHTNNSEMAHQALRVLAGAYKIIDSIPENLTSEELENDLIFTGLIGMIDPERPEAAEAVRVAKEAGIRPIMITGDHQDTAEAIAKRLGIIDANDTEGHVLTGAELNELSDEDFEKVVGQYSVYARVSPEHKVRIVKAWQKQGKVVAMTGDGVNDAPALKTADIGIGMGITGTEVSKGASDMILADDNFATIIVAVEEGRKVFSNIQKTIQYLLSANTAEVLTIFLSTLFGWDVLQPVHLLWINLVTDTFPAIALGVEPAEPGVMNHKPRGRKASFFSGGVLSSIIYQGVLQAAIVMSVYGLAIAYPVHVGDNHAIHADALTMAFATLGLIQLFHAYNVKSVYQSILTVGPFKSKTFNWSILVSFILLMATIVVEPLEGIFHVTKLDLSQWGIVMGGSFSMIIIVEIVKFIQRKLGFDKNAI; this is translated from the coding sequence ATGTCAAAAGAACAAAAACGCCAAGCGTTTTACACTCAGAGTCCTGAAGAGGTCTTGAAGGCTGTGGATGCGACCGTGCAAGGTTTGTCATCAAGTGAGGCGGAAAAGCGCCTTGCCGAATTTGGCCACAATGAACTCGAAGAAGGCGAGAAACGATCAATCCTGGTCAAATTCATTGAGCAGTTTAAGGATTTGATGATTATTATCCTAGTTGCGGCAGCAATCTTGTCAGTCGTGACTTCTGGTGGGGAAGATATCGCAGATGCCATTATCATCCTAGCCGTGGTTATCATCAACGCTGCCTTTGGTGTTTACCAAGAAGGAAAAGCCGAAGAAGCTATCGAAGCCCTCAAATCCATGTCTAGTCCAGCTGCCCGCGTTCTGCGTGATGGGCATATGTCGGAGATTGACTCTAAAGAATTGGTACCTGGAGATATCGTTTCTCTTGAAGCAGGTGACGTGGTACCAGCGGACCTACGTTTGCTAGAAGCCAACTCTCTTAAAATTGAAGAAGCTGCTTTGACAGGTGAGTCTGTGCCAGTCGAAAAAGACTTGACAGTCGAGCTTGCTGCAGACGCTGGTATTGGTGACCGTGTCAACATGGCCTTCCAAAACTCAAATGTGACTTATGGTCGTGGTCTTGGTGCTGTTGTCAATACAGGTATGTACACTGAAGTTGGTCATATCGCTGGTATGCTCCAAGATGCGGATGAGACGGATATTTTCCTCAAACAAAACTTGAACAACCTTTCTAAGGTCTTGACCTATGCAATCTTGGTCATTGCCCTTGTTACTTTTGTTGTAGGTGTCTTCATTCAAGGAAAAGATCCACTTGGTGAGTTGTTGACTTCTGTTGCCCTTGCCGTTGCAGCCATTCCAGAAGGGCTCCCAGCTATCGTAACTATCGTTCTTGCCCTTGGTACTCAAGTTTTGGCAAAGCGAAACTCTATCGTTCGTAAGTTACCAGCAGTAGAAACACTTGGTTCAACTGAAATCATCGCTTCTGATAAGACTGGTACGCTGACTATGAACAAGATGACAGTCGAAAAAGTCTTCTACGATGCGGTCCTACATGACTCAGCTGATGATATTGAACTAGGTCTTGAAATGCCACTACTTCGTTCAGTTGTCTTGGCAAATGATACTAAAATTGATGTGGAAGGCAACCTGATTGGTGACCCTACTGAAACAGCCTTCATCCAGTATGCCTTGGATAAGGGTTACGATGTTAAAGGTTTCATAGAGAAATATCCTCGTGTAGCTGAATTGCCATTTGATTCTGAACGTAAGCTCATGTCAACAGTTCATCCACTTGCAGATGGACGCTTCCTCGTAGCTGTTAAAGGTGCGCCAGACCAACTTTTGAAACGTTGTGTTCTTCGTGATAAGGCTGGGGACATTGCTCCGATTGACGAAAAGGTTACAAACCTCATTCATACAAACAACTCTGAAATGGCTCATCAAGCCTTGCGTGTCCTTGCAGGTGCTTATAAGATTATCGATAGCATTCCAGAAAACCTGACTTCTGAAGAATTAGAAAATGATTTAATCTTTACTGGTTTGATTGGGATGATTGACCCTGAACGTCCGGAAGCTGCTGAGGCTGTTCGTGTGGCTAAGGAAGCGGGAATTCGTCCAATTATGATTACAGGTGACCACCAAGATACTGCAGAAGCTATTGCCAAACGTTTGGGAATCATCGATGCAAATGATACAGAAGGACACGTTTTAACTGGTGCTGAGCTCAACGAACTATCTGATGAAGACTTTGAAAAAGTCGTTGGTCAATACTCTGTTTATGCCCGTGTGTCTCCAGAACACAAGGTTCGTATCGTCAAGGCCTGGCAAAAACAAGGTAAGGTCGTTGCCATGACAGGTGATGGTGTCAATGATGCGCCAGCTCTGAAAACAGCCGATATCGGTATCGGTATGGGAATCACTGGTACAGAGGTTTCTAAGGGGGCTTCTGACATGATTCTTGCAGATGATAACTTTGCGACTATTATCGTCGCAGTGGAAGAAGGACGTAAGGTCTTCTCAAACATTCAAAAGACTATTCAGTACCTACTTTCTGCCAATACTGCTGAAGTATTAACCATCTTCCTATCAACCTTGTTTGGTTGGGACGTCTTGCAACCAGTTCATCTTTTGTGGATCAACTTGGTAACCGATACTTTTCCAGCTATCGCTCTAGGTGTTGAACCTGCGGAGCCTGGTGTCATGAACCATAAACCACGTGGACGCAAGGCAAGCTTCTTCTCAGGTGGTGTTTTGAGTTCTATTATCTATCAAGGTGTACTCCAAGCAGCTATTGTTATGAGTGTTTATGGTCTTGCGATTGCTTACCCAGTTCATGTGGGTGACAATCATGCCATTCATGCAGATGCCCTTACTATGGCCTTTGCAACCCTTGGTTTGATTCAGCTCTTCCATGCCTACAATGTCAAGTCTGTTTACCAATCCATCTTGACAGTTGGACCATTCAAGTCTAAGACCTTTAACTGGTCCATCTTGGTATCCTTCATCCTTCTTATGGCAACAATTGTCGTAGAACCGCTTGAAGGAATCTTCCACGTAACCAAACTAGACTTGTCACAATGGGGAATCGTTATGGGCGGAAGCTTCTCAATGATTATTATCGTCGAAATTGTTAAGTTTATTCAACGCAAACTCGGTTTTGACAAGAATGCAATTTAA
- a CDS encoding YczI family protein, with protein sequence MGFYLMVASMLLGLLALKIGFSQFKEKKDKFLSILTSLAGIALVLVAVWLGWPK encoded by the coding sequence ATGGGGTTTTATTTGATGGTTGCTTCAATGCTACTTGGATTGCTCGCTTTGAAGATAGGTTTTTCTCAGTTCAAGGAGAAAAAAGATAAATTCTTATCTATCTTAACAAGTTTAGCTGGTATAGCCCTTGTTCTCGTGGCTGTCTGGTTAGGATGGCCCAAATAA
- a CDS encoding peptide deformylase yields the protein MEKKIVKDLLFLSQVSQPASQEDLYLARDLQDTLLANRETCVGLAANMIGVQKRVIIFNLGLVPVVMFNPVLLSFDGLYETEEGCLSLTGVRPTKRYETIRVAYRDSKWQEQTITLTGFPAQICQHELDHLEGRII from the coding sequence GTGGAAAAGAAAATTGTGAAGGATCTTTTGTTTTTATCTCAGGTGTCTCAGCCGGCAAGTCAGGAAGATCTGTATCTTGCCAGAGATTTACAAGATACGCTCTTAGCAAATCGTGAGACCTGTGTTGGTCTGGCTGCCAATATGATTGGGGTGCAGAAGCGCGTGATTATCTTTAATCTTGGCTTGGTTCCTGTGGTCATGTTTAACCCAGTGCTCCTGTCTTTTGACGGACTTTATGAGACAGAAGAAGGCTGTTTATCCTTGACAGGTGTGAGACCTACTAAGCGTTATGAAACCATAAGGGTTGCCTATCGTGACAGCAAGTGGCAGGAACAGACCATTACCTTGACAGGTTTCCCAGCTCAGATTTGCCAGCATGAACTGGATCACTTGGAAGGACGAATCATTTAG
- the yaaA gene encoding peroxide stress protein YaaA: MKILIPTAKEMNTDLPSIEATPLRSESQAVLDALALYSASQLESFYKVSVEKAAEEFQHIQALKRQTAQHYPALKLFDGLMYRHIKRDKLTEVEQAYLENHVFITSALYGVVPALSPMAPHRLDFLMKLKVAGKTLKSHWKAVYDEAVTQEEVIFSLLSSEFETVFSKEIREKMVTFKFMEDKGNQLKIHSTISKKARGAFLTAMIENQVQTVEEARRLSFAGFEYREALSQPQELIFVKEV; the protein is encoded by the coding sequence ATGAAAATTTTAATCCCAACAGCAAAAGAAATGAACACAGACTTGCCGAGTATCGAAGCAACTCCTTTAAGATCAGAAAGTCAGGCCGTGCTGGATGCCTTGGCTCTCTATTCTGCTAGTCAATTGGAGAGTTTTTACAAGGTATCAGTTGAAAAGGCGGCGGAAGAATTTCAACATATCCAAGCTTTGAAAAGGCAAACTGCTCAACACTACCCAGCTCTGAAACTTTTTGATGGGCTCATGTACCGCCATATCAAGAGAGATAAGTTGACCGAAGTAGAACAAGCCTATCTTGAAAATCATGTCTTCATTACCTCGGCCTTGTACGGTGTTGTTCCAGCCTTGTCACCTATGGCACCTCACCGTTTGGACTTTTTGATGAAGTTAAAAGTCGCTGGTAAGACTTTGAAGAGCCATTGGAAGGCAGTCTATGATGAAGCTGTGACGCAGGAAGAAGTGATTTTCTCCCTCTTGTCATCCGAGTTTGAGACTGTATTTTCTAAGGAAATCAGAGAAAAAATGGTGACCTTCAAATTTATGGAGGACAAGGGTAATCAGTTGAAAATTCACTCAACTATTTCTAAGAAAGCGCGTGGTGCCTTTTTAACCGCTATGATAGAAAATCAAGTGCAGACGGTGGAGGAAGCTCGGCGTTTAAGCTTTGCAGGATTTGAGTACCGAGAAGCCTTGTCCCAGCCACAGGAATTGATTTTTGTTAAGGAGGTATGA